The Candidatus Omnitrophota bacterium DNA segment CGCTTGTCAGCCAACAAAGACGCTTAGCGCAAAAAAGATTGGCGCGGTTGTTTGTTTGGGAATGGGAGCGCGCGCGGTTCAAGGATTGAATGCTTCAGGGATAAAGGCGTATCGTATTAGTCAGGGCACAGTGGAAGAGGTCATTAACCAATTCAAGCAAGGCTTGTTAGAGGAAATTACCGTGGAAAGCGCCTGCAGCCAGCATAGATGTCATTAAACTAAAGGTAAATAACTGGCTAGTTAGAGTGATGACAGAAAGCAGCTATAATTAATTTCAGACACACCCCAGATATACTCTTCCCACCATATTTATTTTTATTTTTAAAATCTGTACTGTATGGTAAAATAAACATATACCAAATAAAAAACATTAGCATCTTATGAAATTTAGAGAGGGAATTCTATGGCTTCTTTATGGGTAAAGGCAGGTATACGCGGAAATGAAGTGATGATTAATGCCAAAAAAAACTCCCATAAAAATAGAATTAAACTTTGATACTGCCTGTGAGCATGTTAGGGCTTTATTCGAGGAGTTAAAAGTAATCAACCTCGGCGAAGAGGTGTCTTGTCCAATGAATGAATCAACGGTTTATAAATTAGCCACAAAACATCTTTGTAGAAATAGCTGTATTGTGCCCGCGGCGATATTTAAGGCGATTGAAGTTACTGCCGGGTTATTTTTGCCTGCGCCGGCAAGCATTGAGTTTATAGAAGAAAAAATTTGAAATGTTGAAAATTACCCCCCCGCCTTCTTATCCCCCAGAGGAGGGATGTTATTTAAGAGGTAACGATAATTCTCCCGTTGCGGTTATTGTGATTTTAAAGTGGAGAAGAGAACAGACGCCCGAATCGATAGAACTGTTGGTAAGAACGGCTGTTGAGACTGGAGCGGCTTTATCCGGTACCCTGCAGACAGAAAATGTAGGATTAGAAAAGGTAATCTGTAATGTCATAGCCAATCCAAATATCAGGTATATTATCGTTTGTGGTCCGGAGTCTCCGGGCCATTTGGTCGGCGAAACCATAAGTGCCCTTTATAAAAATGGAGTTGATGAAAATAGAAGAATCATCGGGACGAAAGCGCCCGCCCCTTTTCTTTTTAACATACCTAAAGAATGGATAGATAGATTTATAACCCAAACCAAATTAATAGATTTGGTTAATGAGGGCTCGCCAGAAGTAATTAAAGAGGTGGTTTGGGCTTGTTATCAGGAGACACCCACAAAGCTTAGAGGATACGAACTTTGGGATATGGGCGCTTATGAAGCAGAGCCTATTTGCGGTAGGATTACTTGGAAGGTTACTAATCCTGCTTATGCGCCAAAAGATAAAAAAGAACAAGAGGCGTTTCAGAAGATGCAAGAATTGATAAAAAAACTCAAAGCGCGACAAAAATAAAAATCCATTCTTGATAAATACTTGCTGGATAATCTATGAAATCTTAAATTTCATTTTCCGAAATGATCCTAAAGAAACAGACTTATATAACCTATACCAATTTTGAATATCTACTTAATTAAAATTTTAGAGTCAGCAATAAGAGAAAAATATCTTTCCCAACTTCATTCCACCTCGTAGGTGGACTTTTAGTTTACCTCTGATGAAAAAGATAGTTAGTCAATCAATAATGATCTGGATTCTTCCTCTCATCTTGATTGGAGGATTACTCATTCCTATATTAGGATATCTGGTTTTAGCAATGATGGCTTTCTTCTTTACGCTTTCTTATTTTAAGGGAAGATTCTGGTGTAGATTTTTGTGTCCAAGAGGTGCATTTTTGGATTTGGTATTAAGTAGAGTCAGTTTAAAAAAGGAAAATTCCTAAATTCTTTTATCTTTTGAAGGTAAGATGGATTATATTTTTTATTTTCGTGGGATTATTTATACTGCAATTTATAATTTCAGCAAAGAACCTAAATGCAGTAGGTTTTATTTTTGTAAGGGTGTGCCTAATTACCACCATTTTATCTATATTTTTGGGAATTCCTATTCATCAGAGAACCTGGTGTCTGATTTGTCCGATGGGTAATTTGCAGGTAAAAATTAGGAGTTTTAATAAAAGAAATAAACCGGTAACCCTTGCAGATTCCTCAGGAAAGGAAAAAGAAAAATGATTCGTCTTGCTGTTATTATATCTACAATTACGGCGTTTCTCTTTTTTACTATAGACCAAAGTTCAGCAGTCAATTTTTACGATGGTTATCGTGCTGTAGAAGGATTATATTTCCTTACTTATTCCTCTGTATATTGCGGAGATAAAACCACCAATGACGAGGGTAAAACCGCTATAAAAAATTACGAATATCA contains these protein-coding regions:
- a CDS encoding tetrahydromethanopterin S-methyltransferase subunit A gives rise to the protein MLKITPPPSYPPEEGCYLRGNDNSPVAVIVILKWRREQTPESIELLVRTAVETGAALSGTLQTENVGLEKVICNVIANPNIRYIIVCGPESPGHLVGETISALYKNGVDENRRIIGTKAPAPFLFNIPKEWIDRFITQTKLIDLVNEGSPEVIKEVVWACYQETPTKLRGYELWDMGAYEAEPICGRITWKVTNPAYAPKDKKEQEAFQKMQELIKKLKARQK
- a CDS encoding NifB/NifX family molybdenum-iron cluster-binding protein, giving the protein MRICIPTETDEGLKAVVYAHFGSAPYFTIYDAEKDSIEIINNTDMRHIHGACQPTKTLSAKKIGAVVCLGMGARAVQGLNASGIKAYRISQGTVEEVINQFKQGLLEEITVESACSQHRCH
- a CDS encoding 4Fe-4S binding protein; translated protein: MKKIVSQSIMIWILPLILIGGLLIPILGYLVLAMMAFFFTLSYFKGRFWCRFLCPRGAFLDLVLSRVSLKKENS